The proteins below are encoded in one region of Serratia symbiotica:
- a CDS encoding ribulokinase gives MSDDQVYDLFCHVCQACGGRAIGTKESPALPADAEYLSIQLGDFDSLAVWLVDGWPVAASDEAVWIDWCIADWHP, from the coding sequence TTGTCTGATGACCAGGTGTATGACCTTTTTTGTCATGTATGCCAAGCCTGTGGTGGGCGAGCTATCGGTACCAAGGAGTCGCCCGCATTACCCGCAGATGCAGAGTATCTGTCCATCCAACTGGGTGATTTTGATTCACTGGCGGTCTGGCTCGTTGATGGCTGGCCTGTTGCCGCCAGTGATGAGGCCGTATGGATAGATTGGTGTATCGCCGATTGGCATCCTTAA
- a CDS encoding NEL-type E3 ubiquitin ligase domain-containing protein, whose translation MDWVQMADYTGPRFFFSMSENRADAPPRPLSEAVKDWLSAQTAESAWAAMEKEDNAAAFSAFLSRLGETQNARENPAFKARVTDWLTRLVETPALRETTFAVAQEATTSCEDRVTLAWNDMQKVALVYDVESGTWDDRLPELMTVGCEMFCLEQLEQAARDKVKTLRFVDEVEVYLAYQTGLRDALRLTSAGERMRYGDVSGVTQEDLDRALVQVREREKRAFPTWLAQWAPWKTALYRASPGFVENMQEQQTGALNDTYRQRVDAELKAAGVEGIADAEVAVGKKVWDEMTGENETALTRAFLQNRYCALMADKRPEQALKAVTELTSVAASAPAVAAMAVRPGNVNEAHPGSLLATRVAAGGMAPLAEAWVSLLHRLYENKYLDKEEVISALLPHKKEHRGGSLAHAIADTAWNSEAATKLCALLSDVAGSDENSRQDIMARLSLKLPGDRFSQLNPDQAADFYKRAKKADKLSRNDAAKAHLKEGRLIPESRELYGMVSGAQTGSLNREARTEALKR comes from the coding sequence ATGGATTGGGTTCAGATGGCAGATTATACCGGGCCACGGTTCTTTTTCTCCATGTCAGAAAATAGGGCTGATGCCCCGCCCCGTCCCCTGAGTGAAGCGGTGAAAGACTGGCTGTCAGCACAGACGGCAGAAAGTGCCTGGGCAGCCATGGAAAAGGAGGACAACGCGGCGGCCTTCAGCGCGTTCCTCAGCCGCCTGGGCGAAACCCAAAACGCGCGAGAAAACCCGGCATTTAAGGCGCGGGTGACTGACTGGCTGACCCGGCTGGTAGAAACCCCCGCGCTGCGGGAGACAACATTTGCCGTAGCCCAGGAGGCCACCACAAGCTGCGAAGACAGGGTGACACTCGCCTGGAACGATATGCAGAAAGTGGCGCTGGTGTATGACGTTGAAAGCGGTACCTGGGATGACAGACTGCCGGAATTAATGACTGTCGGCTGTGAGATGTTCTGCCTTGAACAGCTTGAGCAGGCAGCCCGTGACAAGGTTAAAACGCTCCGGTTCGTTGATGAAGTTGAGGTTTACCTGGCATACCAGACCGGCCTGCGCGATGCACTGAGGCTGACCTCTGCGGGAGAAAGAATGCGCTATGGTGACGTCTCCGGCGTGACGCAGGAAGACCTGGATCGGGCACTGGTACAGGTCAGAGAGCGGGAAAAACGGGCGTTTCCCACCTGGCTGGCACAGTGGGCCCCCTGGAAAACGGCGCTGTACCGGGCCAGCCCCGGATTTGTCGAGAACATGCAGGAGCAGCAGACAGGGGCTTTAAACGACACTTATCGTCAGCGCGTGGATGCAGAACTGAAGGCCGCTGGGGTGGAGGGCATTGCTGATGCCGAAGTGGCTGTTGGCAAAAAAGTCTGGGATGAAATGACGGGTGAGAACGAGACTGCCCTTACCCGCGCGTTCCTGCAAAACCGGTACTGTGCTCTGATGGCTGATAAGCGCCCGGAGCAGGCCCTGAAAGCCGTGACTGAACTGACTTCGGTTGCCGCCTCTGCCCCTGCGGTGGCGGCTATGGCAGTCCGACCCGGCAATGTCAACGAGGCCCACCCCGGCAGCCTGCTGGCAACCAGGGTAGCAGCAGGCGGAATGGCTCCCCTTGCAGAGGCATGGGTTTCTTTATTACACCGGTTGTACGAAAACAAATACCTTGACAAAGAGGAGGTAATATCAGCGCTGCTGCCGCATAAAAAGGAGCACAGGGGGGGATCCCTCGCTCATGCCATTGCCGACACAGCATGGAATTCTGAGGCCGCAACGAAGCTTTGCGCCCTGCTGTCTGACGTTGCCGGCAGCGATGAAAATTCACGTCAGGACATCATGGCGCGTCTGTCGCTGAAATTGCCCGGCGACAGGTTCAGTCAGCTTAACCCTGACCAGGCTGCAGATTTCTACAAACGCGCAAAAAAGGCAGATAAACTCAGCCGAAATGACGCGGCCAAGGCACACCTGAAAGAAGGTCGCCTCATTCCGGAAAGCCGGGAACTGTACGGGATGGTTTCCGGAGCACAAACCGGAAGCCTTAACAGGGAGGCCCGTACAGAAGCGCTGAAGCGATAG
- a CDS encoding putative toxin-antitoxin system toxin component, PIN family codes for MIVILDTNVLLAALISPYSPPDIIYRAWQAGRFNLVTGAAQLDELRRVSRYPKLKSILPAHRVGTMVNNIQRAIVLNALPPLPEGIEADDPNDAFLLAMALAGEADYLVTGDYRAGLLQRSNIGRTRIVTPAIVTKRFDTGAVLQ; via the coding sequence ATGATCGTCATCCTGGACACCAACGTGCTGCTTGCTGCACTGATCTCACCGTATAGTCCGCCCGACATCATCTATCGCGCTTGGCAGGCGGGCCGCTTCAACCTGGTAACAGGGGCCGCGCAGCTCGACGAACTGCGGCGAGTGAGCCGTTACCCCAAACTAAAGTCCATCCTTCCTGCGCACCGCGTCGGCACAATGGTTAACAACATACAACGGGCCATCGTGCTAAACGCGCTGCCGCCTCTGCCAGAAGGCATAGAAGCGGATGATCCGAACGACGCCTTCTTGTTGGCAATGGCACTGGCGGGTGAGGCCGACTACCTGGTGACCGGCGACTACCGCGCCGGACTGCTGCAACGCAGCAACATTGGCCGCACACGTATCGTAACCCCAGCTATTGTGACGAAGCGCTTTGATACTGGCGCAGTCCTGCAATAG
- a CDS encoding NEL-type E3 ubiquitin ligase domain-containing protein, which yields MDLAQMGDYTGPQFYFSMLEDEADVVSCPLTEVVKDWLSAQLSDSTWAAIEKEDNAATFSAFLSRLGETRNARENPAFKARVSDWLTRLAETPALRETTFAVAQEATTSCEDRVTLAWNDMQKVALVYDVENGAWDDRLPELMTVGCEMFRLEQLEQAARDKVKTLRFVDEVEVYLAYQTGLRDALRLTSAGERMRYGDVSGVTQEDLDRILVQVREREKRAFPTWLAQWTPWKTALYRTSPGFVENMQEQQTGALNDTYRQRVDAELKAAGVKGIADAEVAVGKKVWDEMTGENDTALTRAFLQNRYCALMADKRPEQALKAVTELTSVAASAPAVAAMAVRPGNVNEVHPGSLLATKVAAGGMAPLAEAWVSLLHRLYENKYLDKEEVISALLPHKKEHSVGSLAHAIAGAAWNSEAATKLCALLSDVAGSDENSRQDIMARLSLKLPGDRFSQLNPDQAADFYERAKNADKFSRNEAAKAHLKEGGLIQESRELYRMVG from the coding sequence ATGGATCTGGCTCAAATGGGAGATTATACCGGGCCACAGTTCTATTTCTCCATGTTAGAAGATGAAGCTGATGTCGTGTCCTGTCCCCTGACCGAAGTGGTGAAAGACTGGCTGTCAGCACAGTTATCAGACAGCACATGGGCAGCCATTGAAAAGGAGGACAACGCGGCGACCTTCAGCGCGTTCCTCAGCCGCCTGGGCGAGACCCGAAACGCGCGAGAAAATCCGGCATTTAAGGCGCGGGTGTCTGACTGGCTGACCCGCCTGGCAGAAACCCCCGCGCTGCGGGAGACAACATTTGCCGTGGCCCAGGAGGCCACCACAAGCTGCGAAGACAGGGTGACACTCGCCTGGAACGATATGCAGAAAGTGGCGCTGGTGTACGACGTTGAAAACGGTGCCTGGGACGACAGACTGCCGGAATTAATGACTGTCGGCTGTGAGATGTTCCGCCTTGAACAGCTTGAGCAGGCAGCCCGTGACAAGGTTAAAACGCTCCGGTTCGTTGATGAAGTTGAGGTTTACCTGGCATACCAGACCGGCCTGCGCGATGCACTGAGGCTGACCTCTGCGGGAGAAAGAATGCGCTATGGTGACGTCTCCGGCGTGACGCAGGAAGACCTGGATCGGATACTGGTACAGGTCAGAGAGCGGGAAAAACGGGCGTTTCCCACCTGGCTGGCACAGTGGACTCCCTGGAAAACGGCACTGTACCGGACCAGCCCCGGATTTGTCGAGAACATGCAGGAGCAGCAGACAGGGGCTTTAAACGACACTTATCGTCAGCGCGTGGATGCAGAACTGAAGGCCGCTGGGGTGAAGGGCATTGCTGATGCCGAAGTGGCTGTTGGCAAAAAAGTCTGGGATGAAATGACGGGTGAGAACGACACCGCCCTTACCCGCGCGTTCCTGCAAAACCGGTACTGTGCCCTGATGGCTGATAAGCGCCCGGAGCAGGCCCTGAAAGCCGTGACTGAACTGACTTCGGTTGCTGCCTCCGCCCCTGCGGTGGCGGCTATGGCAGTCCGACCCGGCAATGTCAACGAGGTTCACCCCGGCAGCCTGCTGGCAACCAAGGTGGCAGCAGGCGGAATGGCTCCCCTTGCAGAGGCATGGGTTTCTTTATTACACCGGTTGTACGAGAACAAATACCTCGACAAAGAGGAGGTAATATCAGCACTGCTGCCGCATAAAAAGGAGCACAGCGTTGGATCCCTCGCCCATGCCATTGCCGGCGCAGCATGGAATTCTGAGGCTGCAACGAAGCTTTGCGCCCTGCTGTCTGACGTTGCCGGCAGCGATGAAAATTCACGTCAGGACATCATGGCGCGTCTGTCGCTGAAATTGCCCGGCGACAGGTTCAGTCAGCTTAACCCTGACCAGGCTGCAGATTTCTATGAACGCGCAAAAAATGCAGATAAATTCAGCCGAAATGAAGCGGCCAAGGCACACCTGAAAGAAGGGGGGCTCATTCAGGAAAGCCGCGAACTGTACAGGATGGTCGGGTAG
- a CDS encoding type II toxin-antitoxin system RelE/ParE family toxin yields the protein MIIGFRHKGLEAFYRTGTTRGIQTVHAAKLNRILGLLDIAESPGDLDVPSFKLHLLKGELKGHWSIWVNGNWRVTFRFVGSNIELVDYLDYH from the coding sequence ATGATTATTGGATTTCGCCACAAAGGGCTTGAAGCCTTCTACAGAACCGGTACAACCAGGGGTATCCAAACGGTACACGCCGCCAAGTTGAACCGTATTCTTGGCTTGTTGGACATTGCTGAAAGTCCGGGAGATCTTGACGTGCCGTCGTTTAAGTTGCATCTGCTCAAAGGTGAGCTTAAAGGTCACTGGTCAATATGGGTTAATGGTAATTGGCGAGTGACGTTCCGCTTTGTGGGTTCCAATATTGAACTGGTCGATTACCTCGACTATCACTAG
- a CDS encoding ribbon-helix-helix domain-containing protein has translation MNTVRWNIAVSPDVDQSVRMFIAAQGGGRKGDLSRFIEEAVRAYLFEQAVEQAKTAAAGMNESELNDLIDEAVQWAREH, from the coding sequence ATGAATACCGTTCGCTGGAATATCGCCGTGTCGCCGGACGTAGATCAGTCCGTGCGCATGTTCATTGCCGCGCAAGGCGGCGGACGCAAGGGCGACCTATCAAGATTCATTGAGGAGGCGGTGCGTGCCTACCTCTTTGAGCAGGCTGTCGAGCAAGCCAAGACCGCCGCAGCTGGTATGAACGAGTCCGAACTGAACGACCTTATCGACGAGGCGGTGCAGTGGGCGCGTGAGCACTGA
- a CDS encoding HigA family addiction module antitoxin — MMKYPPHPGELLREDVINALGLSVTQVAEHLGMSRVSLSRVINGHAAVSSDLALRLEMAGISTARAWLAMQLNYDLAQARQHPQPKIHPLRVVAA; from the coding sequence ATGATGAAATATCCCCCCCATCCTGGCGAGCTGCTGCGTGAGGATGTAATAAATGCGCTAGGTTTGTCAGTGACTCAAGTCGCCGAACATCTTGGCATGTCGCGCGTGTCCCTTTCCCGTGTGATCAATGGGCATGCTGCTGTGAGTTCAGATCTTGCTTTGCGGCTTGAAATGGCAGGTATCAGTACGGCGCGTGCATGGCTGGCCATGCAGCTAAACTACGATTTGGCACAGGCACGCCAGCATCCGCAACCTAAAATTCATCCACTGCGTGTTGTAGCCGCTTAA